The proteins below come from a single Chiloscyllium punctatum isolate Juve2018m chromosome 22, sChiPun1.3, whole genome shotgun sequence genomic window:
- the htatip2 gene encoding oxidoreductase HTATIP2 isoform X1 produces the protein MKLPGVSGCNLCVFLLSTLVLCLAYLLHHLENSDPGPLPISSMSQDINNLREMYKTLNKSCFILGASGETGKVLLKEIVESKLFAKVTLIGRRKLTFEDPSYENVVQEIVDFEKLDEYAAAFQGHDVGFCCLGTTRAKAGVEGFIRVDHDYVLKSAQLAKAGRCTHFNLESSKGADKDSSILYTKIKGQVEAEIEELDFDRYSIFRPGVLMCDREESRPMEWMTRKLLIPVAYMFPTAITTPMSVLVKAIMNNVVLPADKKMELFHNKHIHELSKLGETKAK, from the exons ATGAAACTTCCTGGTGTCAGTGGCTGTAATCTTTGTGTGTTTTTACTTAGCACTTTAGTGCTTTGTTTGGCTTATTTGCTGCATCATCTGGAGAATTCTGATCCAGGACCTCTGCCCATTTCTAG CATGTCTCAGGATATAAATAATCTCCGAGAAATGTACAAGACACTGAATAAGTCTTGTTTCATTCTTGGAGCTTCAGGGGAGACAGGGAAGGTGTTGCTGAAGGAGATTGTTGAAAGCAAACTCTTTGCCAAAGTCACACTTATTGGTCGCAGAAAACTAACCTTTGAGGACCCATCCTACGAGAATGTG GTCCAGGAGATTGTTGATTTTGAGAAGCTGGATGAATATGCAGCTGCTTTCCAAGGCCATGATGTAGGGTTCTGCTGCTTGGGAACAACCCGGGCTAAGGCTGGCGTG GAAGGCTTCATTCGAGTGGATCACGATTACGTATTAAAGTCAGCTCAACTTGCCAAAGCTGGACGGTGCACTCACTTTAACTTGGAGTCTTCAAAAGGAGCTGACAAAGACAGTTCCATTCTATATACAAAAATTAAG GGTCAAGTGGAAGCTGAAATTGAAGAGCTGGATTTTGACAGATACAGCATTTTTCGTCCTGG AGTCCTGATGTGTGACAGAGAAGAATCAAGACCCATGGAATGGATGACAAGAAAACTTCTTATTCCTGTAGCGTATATGTTTCCAACTGCAATAACAACCCCTATGTCTGTGCTAGTGAAGGCCATAATGAATAATGTTGTACTGCCAGCTGACAAGAAAATGGAATTGTTTCATAATAAACATATCCATGAGCTTAGTAAGCTTGGAGAAACTAAGGCCAAGTAG
- the htatip2 gene encoding oxidoreductase HTATIP2 isoform X2 produces the protein MSQDINNLREMYKTLNKSCFILGASGETGKVLLKEIVESKLFAKVTLIGRRKLTFEDPSYENVVQEIVDFEKLDEYAAAFQGHDVGFCCLGTTRAKAGVEGFIRVDHDYVLKSAQLAKAGRCTHFNLESSKGADKDSSILYTKIKGQVEAEIEELDFDRYSIFRPGVLMCDREESRPMEWMTRKLLIPVAYMFPTAITTPMSVLVKAIMNNVVLPADKKMELFHNKHIHELSKLGETKAK, from the exons ATGTCTCAGGATATAAATAATCTCCGAGAAATGTACAAGACACTGAATAAGTCTTGTTTCATTCTTGGAGCTTCAGGGGAGACAGGGAAGGTGTTGCTGAAGGAGATTGTTGAAAGCAAACTCTTTGCCAAAGTCACACTTATTGGTCGCAGAAAACTAACCTTTGAGGACCCATCCTACGAGAATGTG GTCCAGGAGATTGTTGATTTTGAGAAGCTGGATGAATATGCAGCTGCTTTCCAAGGCCATGATGTAGGGTTCTGCTGCTTGGGAACAACCCGGGCTAAGGCTGGCGTG GAAGGCTTCATTCGAGTGGATCACGATTACGTATTAAAGTCAGCTCAACTTGCCAAAGCTGGACGGTGCACTCACTTTAACTTGGAGTCTTCAAAAGGAGCTGACAAAGACAGTTCCATTCTATATACAAAAATTAAG GGTCAAGTGGAAGCTGAAATTGAAGAGCTGGATTTTGACAGATACAGCATTTTTCGTCCTGG AGTCCTGATGTGTGACAGAGAAGAATCAAGACCCATGGAATGGATGACAAGAAAACTTCTTATTCCTGTAGCGTATATGTTTCCAACTGCAATAACAACCCCTATGTCTGTGCTAGTGAAGGCCATAATGAATAATGTTGTACTGCCAGCTGACAAGAAAATGGAATTGTTTCATAATAAACATATCCATGAGCTTAGTAAGCTTGGAGAAACTAAGGCCAAGTAG